The Litchfieldia alkalitelluris genome has a window encoding:
- the moaC gene encoding cyclic pyranopterin monophosphate synthase MoaC: MSEFTHFNEQGRAKMVDISDKASSVRIALAQSSIIVNEEIFQQITNHQIKKGDVLAVAQVAGIMAAKKTSDIIPMCHPLALNGVDISFSWNNTKDKYELRIIVEVKTKGSTGVEMEALTAASVCSLTIYDMCKAVDKGMIIGPTFLLEKTGGKNGDFKRDIPSR, encoded by the coding sequence ATGTCAGAATTTACGCATTTTAATGAACAAGGACGAGCTAAGATGGTTGACATCTCTGATAAAGCATCTTCTGTTCGAATAGCCCTTGCACAATCAAGCATTATTGTGAATGAAGAAATCTTTCAACAAATTACGAACCATCAGATAAAAAAAGGTGATGTATTAGCTGTAGCGCAGGTAGCGGGGATTATGGCTGCTAAAAAAACATCAGATATTATACCAATGTGTCATCCATTAGCACTTAACGGTGTGGATATATCTTTTTCTTGGAACAATACTAAAGACAAATATGAGTTACGTATCATTGTTGAAGTAAAAACAAAAGGAAGTACTGGCGTAGAGATGGAAGCGTTAACGGCTGCTTCTGTTTGCTCGTTAACCATTTATGATATGTGTAAAGCTGTAGATAAAGGAATGATCATTGGCCCTACTTTTCTTTTGGAAAAGACGGGTGGAAAAAACGGAGACTTTAAAAGAGACATTCCAAGCAGATAG